A genomic segment from Spinacia oleracea cultivar Varoflay chromosome 3, BTI_SOV_V1, whole genome shotgun sequence encodes:
- the LOC130469786 gene encoding uncharacterized protein translates to MANLAKLEFAALDITGKNYLSWVLDAEIHLDAKDLGDTIKEGNKATSQNKAKAMIFLRHHLHEGLKIEYLTVKDPQILWSNLKERYDHQKTVILPKARYDWLHLRLQDFKSVSEYNSAMFRITSQLKLCGEKITDAEMLEKTYSTFHANNIVLQTQYREKGFKKYSELISCLLVAEQNNELLMKNRESRPTGSTPFPEANVTSHNGKEKYHANNSGRGRGQRRGRGYGYGQGRVRGGSFKNSYPHQKWDNKDGNKQEKDKSENVTNVCYRCGGKGHWSRTCRTPKHLVELYQQSLKQKGKKVETNLVYEDGEGDFDCGNTTHLEVADFLTTPEGNN, encoded by the coding sequence ATGGCGAATCTTGCAAAACTTGAATTTGCGGCCCTTGATATTACTGGAAAGAACTATTTGTCTTGGGTGTTAGATGCCGAAATTCACCTAGATGCAAAGGACCTTGGTGATACAATCaaagaaggaaataaagcaACAAGTCAAAACAAAGCTAAGGCTATGATATTTCTTCGCCATCACCTCCATGAGGGTCTTAAGATTGAGTACTTGACTGTAAAAGATCCACAAATCCTTTGGAGTAATCTAAAGGAGAGGTATGACCACCAGAAAACTGTGATATTGCCTAAAGCTCGTTATGATTGGTTACATTTAAGACTACAAGACTTTAAGTCTGTAAGTGAATATAACTCAGCTATGTTCAGAATTACTTCACAATTGAAGTTATGTGGAGAGAAAATCACTGATGCAGAAATGTTAGAGAAAACATACTCTACCTTTCACGCAAATAACATTGTCCTGCAGACACAATACCGTGAAAAGGGATTTAAGAAATATTCTGAACTTATATCTTGTCTCCTTGTGGCTGAGCAAAACAACGAGCTATTAATGAAAAATCGCGAATCCCGTCCAACTGGATCTACTCCATTCCCTGAAGCGAATGTGACATCCCATAATGGGAAAGAAAAATATCATGCCAACAATAGCGGTCGAGGACGTGGTCAAAGACGTGGACGTGGATATGGATATGGTCAAGGTCGAGTCCGAGGTGGTTCTTTCAAGAACTCGTATCCCCACCAGAAGTGGGACAATAAAGATGGTAACAAACAAGAGAAAGATAAAAGCGAGAATGTGACCAATGTATGTTatcgatgtggaggaaaaggtCATTGGTCTCGTACATGTCGTACACCAAAACACCTGGTTGAGCTTTATCAACAATCACTGAAGCAAAAGGGAAAGAAAGTAGAAACAAATCTTGTGTACGAAGATGGCGAAGGTGATTTTGATTGTGGCAATACAACTCACCTGGAAGTTGCTGATT